The Aphis gossypii isolate Hap1 chromosome 3, ASM2018417v2, whole genome shotgun sequence genome includes a region encoding these proteins:
- the LOC114128187 gene encoding maltase 2-like isoform X3, with amino-acid sequence MRSFNVFLFLAIAYTCVTVDGVYFKANNQTNDWWSNTILYQIYPRSFKDSNKDGIGDLRGIIQKLDHFVDLGIETLWIGPLFKSPMDDMGYDVEDYKMIDPMFGTMDDLEELVKEMKKRNLKLVTDLIPNHSSYKCKWFEKSIKKDGKYADYYVWRNASNQNEVMANSSVTPKPPNNWLSIFGGPGWTWNDERQQFYYHQFNEKQPDFNIRNPEVHQELLDIIGFWMGKGVVGFRFDALKHLYESDSFQDEPCKTEGEDCSTRYDRIKHIYTLDQPENIEIIEEWREFIDNYSKTNKLPVPGFLATESYSSMDILKQYYGNSTKPGAHVPFNFGLLAVNRGNIVESIEFRIKTWLDNLPENQVANWVMENHDNPRMTTRYGAEMVPLFTALKLSLPGIEVTYYGSEIGMDNSYVRPDQAQDPNNAGDGRTDESRDNERCPMQWDSTINAGFTEEKKAWLPINPNYYKVNVEDQKKIPTSNYNFYKKMSQLRKTDTLMNGDLQTYNITNSIYIIKRSLVEHESYIVVMNFGSETETVILSNAVNNLQEQLYVYLGSENSGYSTG; translated from the exons ATGAGGTCATTCAATGTGTTCTTGTTTTTGGCGATAGCATATACATGCGTCACAGTGGAtggtgtatattttaaagctaATAATCAAACGAATGATTGGTGGTCGAACACAATTTTGTATCAGATATATCCAAGATCGTTTAAAGACAGTAATAAAGATGGTATTGGTGATTTAAgag GTATTATCCAGAAACTTGATCATTTTGTTGATCTTGGCATTGAAACATTATGGATTGGTCCACTTTTTAAATCACCTATGGATGATATGGGATATGATGTAGAAGACTATAAAATGATAGATCCGATGTTTGGCACGATGGATGATTTAGAAGAATTAGTTAAAGAAATGAAGAAAAGAA atcTTAAACTAGTAACAGACTTAATACCTAATCATTCaagttataaatgcaaatggtttgaaaaatcaattaaaaaagatgGAAAATACGCAGATTATTATGTATGGCGTAACGCTTCCAACCAAAATGAAGTAATGGCAAATTCTTCCGTAACACCAAAGCCACCAAATAATTGg TTAAGTATATTTGGAGGTCCTGGTTGGACTTGGAATGATGAAcgacaacaattttattaccatCAATTCAATGAAAAACAACCAGATTTTAATATTCGAAACCCTGAAGTTCACCAAGAATTGCtg GATATAATTGGATTTTGGATGGGTAAAGGCGTTGTTGGATTCCGATTTGATGctcttaaacatttatatgaaAGCGATTCATTCCAAGATGAACCTTGTAAAACGGAAGGCGAAGATTGTTCAACAAGATACGAccgtattaaacatatttatacattagatCAACCAgaaaacattgaaattattgaGGAATGGAGAGAATTCATAGATAATTATTCGAAAACCAATAAACTACCAGTTCCtgg ATTTTTGGCCACAGAATCATACTCATCGATGGATATATTAAAGCAATATTATGGAAATTCAACGAAACCTGGTGCTCATGTACCATTTAATTTTGGATTATTAGCTGTCAATAGAGGCAATATTGTCGAATCAATAGAATTTAGGATTAAAACTTGGCTAGATAATTTGCCCGAAAACCAGGTGGCTAACTGGGTG atggaAAATCATGACAATCCAAGAATGACAACAAGATATGGTGCTGAAATGGTTCCACTTTTTACAGCTTTAAAATTATCACTTCCTGGCATAGAAGTTACGTACTATGGGAGTGAAATTGGTATGGATAATTCGTATGTGAGACCAGATCAAGCACAAGATCCTAATAATGCGGGAGATGGGAGAACGGATGAATCCAGAGATAATGAAAGGTGTCCAATGCAATGGGATAGTACAATAAACGCag GTTTTACGGAAGAAAAAAAAGCTTGGTTACCAATAaatccaaattattataaagtaaatgtCGAagatcagaaaaaaataccaaccagtaactataacttttataaaaaaatgtctcaaCTTCGTAAAACCGACACATTAATGAATGGTGATCttcaaacgtataatattactaattcgatttatattataaagcg
- the LOC114128187 gene encoding maltase A3-like isoform X1, which produces MRSFNVFLFLAIAYTCVTVDGVYFKANNQTNDWWSNTILYQIYPRSFKDSNKDGIGDLRGIIQKLDHFVDLGIETLWIGPLFKSPMDDMGYDVEDYKMIDPMFGTMDDLEELVKEMKKRNLKLVTDLIPNHSSYKCKWFEKSIKKDGKYADYYVWRNASNQNEVMANSSVTPKPPNNWLSIFGGPGWTWNDERQQFYYHQFNEKQPDFNIRNPEVHQELLDIIGFWMGKGVVGFRFDALKHLYESDSFQDEPCKTEGEDCSTRYDRIKHIYTLDQPENIEIIEEWREFIDNYSKTNKLPVPGFLATESYSSMDILKQYYGNSTKPGAHVPFNFGLLAVNRGNIVESIEFRIKTWLDNLPENQVANWVMENHDNPRMTTRYGAEMVPLFTALKLSLPGIEVTYYGSEIGMDNSYVRPDQAQDPNNAGDGRTDESRDNERCPMQWDSTINAGFTEEKKAWLPINPNYYKVNVEDQKKIPTSNYNFYKKMSQLRKTDTLMNGDLQTYNITNSIYIIKRSLVEHESYLVVMNFGSETETVLLSNAVSNLQEQLYVYLGSENSGYSTGDIVSTVSSPGKPLKLRPQSVAVLTDKYIASESETSTTSDTHNAGTQISSKLISLLSVFLFIRYFL; this is translated from the exons ATGAGGTCATTCAATGTGTTCTTGTTTTTGGCGATAGCATATACATGCGTCACAGTGGAtggtgtatattttaaagctaATAATCAAACGAATGATTGGTGGTCGAACACAATTTTGTATCAGATATATCCAAGATCGTTTAAAGACAGTAATAAAGATGGTATTGGTGATTTAAgag GTATTATCCAGAAACTTGATCATTTTGTTGATCTTGGCATTGAAACATTATGGATTGGTCCACTTTTTAAATCACCTATGGATGATATGGGATATGATGTAGAAGACTATAAAATGATAGATCCGATGTTTGGCACGATGGATGATTTAGAAGAATTAGTTAAAGAAATGAAGAAAAGAA atcTTAAACTAGTAACAGACTTAATACCTAATCATTCaagttataaatgcaaatggtttgaaaaatcaattaaaaaagatgGAAAATACGCAGATTATTATGTATGGCGTAACGCTTCCAACCAAAATGAAGTAATGGCAAATTCTTCCGTAACACCAAAGCCACCAAATAATTGg TTAAGTATATTTGGAGGTCCTGGTTGGACTTGGAATGATGAAcgacaacaattttattaccatCAATTCAATGAAAAACAACCAGATTTTAATATTCGAAACCCTGAAGTTCACCAAGAATTGCtg GATATAATTGGATTTTGGATGGGTAAAGGCGTTGTTGGATTCCGATTTGATGctcttaaacatttatatgaaAGCGATTCATTCCAAGATGAACCTTGTAAAACGGAAGGCGAAGATTGTTCAACAAGATACGAccgtattaaacatatttatacattagatCAACCAgaaaacattgaaattattgaGGAATGGAGAGAATTCATAGATAATTATTCGAAAACCAATAAACTACCAGTTCCtgg ATTTTTGGCCACAGAATCATACTCATCGATGGATATATTAAAGCAATATTATGGAAATTCAACGAAACCTGGTGCTCATGTACCATTTAATTTTGGATTATTAGCTGTCAATAGAGGCAATATTGTCGAATCAATAGAATTTAGGATTAAAACTTGGCTAGATAATTTGCCCGAAAACCAGGTGGCTAACTGGGTG atggaAAATCATGACAATCCAAGAATGACAACAAGATATGGTGCTGAAATGGTTCCACTTTTTACAGCTTTAAAATTATCACTTCCTGGCATAGAAGTTACGTACTATGGGAGTGAAATTGGTATGGATAATTCGTATGTGAGACCAGATCAAGCACAAGATCCTAATAATGCGGGAGATGGGAGAACGGATGAATCCAGAGATAATGAAAGGTGTCCAATGCAATGGGATAGTACAATAAACGCag GTTTTACGGAAGAAAAAAAAGCTTGGTTACCAATAaatccaaattattataaagtaaatgtCGAagatcagaaaaaaataccaaccagtaactataacttttataaaaaaatgtctcaaCTTCGTAAAACCGACACATTAATGAATGGTGATCttcaaacgtataatattactaattcgatttatattataaagcg ATCATTAGTGGAACATGAATCTTATTTAGTCGTAATGAATTTTGGCAGTGAAACTGAAACCGTTTTATTGTCCAATGCTGTGAGTAACCTCCAAGAACAACTTTACGTATACTTAGGAAGTGAAAATTCTGGATACAGCACTGG AGACATAGTATCAACCGTATCTTCACCTGGAAAACCACTAAAACTACGACCGCAATCTGTAGCCGTATTAacagataaatatattgcatCTGAATCTGAAACATCAACAACTAGTGATACTCACAATGCGGGCACACAAATCAGTTccaaattaattagtttattgagtgtttttttatttataagatatttcttatga
- the LOC114128186 gene encoding maltase 2-like → MKTFNVCGVVVIAYIICATVNCNVYHNATKPNNEWWSNTIIYQVYPRSFKDSNKDGIGDIKGITQKLDHFVDLGIETLWVGPFFKSPMDDMGYDVEDFYMIDPMFGTMSDLEELIFEMNKRNLKLIIDIIPNHSSYKCEWFQKSIKQEGKYKDYYMWRNASNQDEVLTNSSVTPIAPNAWVSLFGGPAWRWNEERKQFYLHQFSKEQPDFDLRNPDVKQQILDIMEFWLDKGVSGFRLDALKYVYENISLPDEPFVPGGTNISDYMDIDHIYTTDQPEIIDTVKEWRAFIDNYSKSKNSSFPRLLTSESYSDPSILMEYYGNSSVPGVQVPFNLALVRFPKDDHIVESIDTIIHDWMINLPENAVANWVIENHDNLRLASKFGAETVQMFTALKLALPGVDVTYYGSEIGMEDNMYLRPEQVTDTNLAGGPKVARPRDYQRCPMQWDDSINAGFTEEKKSWLPVNPNYYRLNVEAQKKIPTSNYNFYKKMSQLRQTDTLKNGDLQTFNITKSIYILKRSLIGHESYIVVSNFGSESETVILSNAIRNLKNELFVYLGSANSAYNPGSVVSTISIGYPLQLRPQSVVVLTDKYIEPESPVYSASSVIKFNTKLISLLCLFILAKCIL, encoded by the exons atGAAGACATTCAATGTATGCGGGGTTGTGGTgatagcatatattatatgtgcaacagttaattgtaatgtatatcATAATGCTACCAAACCAAATAATGAGTGGTGGTctaacacaataatttatcaagtatATCCAAGATCGTTCAAAGACAGCAATAAAGATGGAATTGGTGATATAAAAG GTATTACTCAAAAACTTGATCATTTTGTTGATCTTGGCATTGAAACATTGTGGGTTGGTCCATTTTTCAAATCTCCCATGGATGATATGGGATATGATGTAGAAGACTTTTACATGATAGATCCTATGTTTGGAACGATGAGTGATTTagaagaattaatttttgaaatgaacAAGAGAA ATCTCAAACTGATAATAGACATCATACCTAACCATTCGAGTTACAAGTGTGAGTGGTTCCAAAAATCCATCAAACAAGAAGGAAAGTACAAAGATTATTACATGTGGCGTAACGCTTCGAATCAAGACGAAGTACTCACTAACTCGTCAGTTACACCAATAGCACCTAATGCTTGG gtgaGTCTATTTGGAGGTCCAGCCTGGCGATGGAATGAAGAACGAAAACAATTCTACTTGCATCAATTTAGTAAAGAACAGCCAGACTTTGACTTGAGAAATCCTGATGTTAAGCAACAAATTTTA gaCATAATGGAATTTTGGTTGGATAAAGGCGTTAGTGGATTCCGATTAGATGCTCTCAAGtatgtatatgaaaatatatcacTACCCGATGAACCATTTGTGCCTGGAGGAACTAATATAAGCGACTACATGGACATTGATCACATATACACAACAGATCAACCTGAAATAATTGATACTGTAAAAGAATGGAGAGCTTTCATAGATAActattcaaaatctaaaaactcATCGTTTCCTag ATTGTTGACATCAGAATCGTATTCAGACCCAAGTATATTAATGGAATATTACGGCAACTCGTCGGTACCAGGTGTTCAAGTTCCATTTAACTTGGCATTAGTGAGATTCCCAAAAGATGATCATATAGTTGAATCCAtagatacaattatacatGATTGGATGATAAATTTACCAGAAAACGCGGTTGCCAACTGGGTG atTGAAAATCATGACAATTTAAGATTGGCGTCGAAATTTGGTGCTGAAACGGTACAAATGTTTACTGCGTTGAAATTAGCCCTCCCCGGTGTAGATGTAACATATTATGGTAGTGAAATTGGTATGGAAGACAACATGTATTTGAGACCCGAACAAGTAACAGACACCAATTTGGCAGGTGGCCCGAAAGTAGCAAGACCTAGAGATTACCAAAGATGTCCAATGCAGTGGGACGATTCGATTAACGCag GTTTTACCGAAGAGAAAAAATCATGGTTACCAGTAAATCCAAATTACTATAGACTGAATGTCGAAGCacagaaaaaaataccaactagtaactataatttttacaagaaaATGTCTCAACTTCGACAAACCGATACGTTAAAAAACGGCGATCTCCAGACGTTTAATATTACCAAAtcgatatacattttaaagag gtcaCTAATAGGACACGAATCATACATAGTCGTATCCAACTTTGGCAGTGAAAGTGAAACAGTCATCTTATCCAATGCCATACGAAATCTTAAGAACGAGTTATTCGTATATTTAGGAAGTGCAAATTCTGCATACAATCCCGG aagtgtAGTATCTACTATTTCAATTGGATATCCATTACAATTACGACCACAGTCAGTAGTTGTATTAACAGATAAATATATCGAACCTGAATCACCCGTGTACAGTGCTAGTAgtgttataaaattcaatacgaaattaattagtttactTTGTCTTTTTATACttgcaaaatgtattttataa